In the genome of Actinomycetota bacterium, the window CAGGTCACCCCAGCCGGTCAACAGCGCCCGCTTGGCCGCCGGGTCCAGCACGCGCACCTTGGTCAGCAGCTCGATCCCGCTCATGTCCGGCATCCACAGGTCGGCCAGCACCAGCGCCACCTGCCCACCTCGCGCCTTGACCCGCTCCAGCACCCCGAGCGCGGCCGCCCCCGACCCTTCGCAGATCACCTCGTAGTCGGCTCCATAGCGCTTGCGCAGCTCTGTCTCGATGCTGCTGCGCGCAGCCGGCTCGTCATCAACCGCCAGCAACACCGGTCGCAACATGGCCAGGACTCCCATTCACCGTCCCCACGG includes:
- a CDS encoding response regulator, which codes for MLRPVLLAVDDEPAARSSIETELRKRYGADYEVICEGSGAAALGVLERVKARGGQVALVLADLWMPDMSGIELLTKVRVLDPAAKRALLTGWGDL